In the genome of Anabaena cylindrica PCC 7122, the window CAACAAACTTCTCAAAAGATTGGGTTTAATTTCGTCTTCAAATGTTGGGTTTCCTTTCGTCAACCCAACCTACATTTATTAGTAGGAAAATAGCATGACTGCAATTACAACCAGTGAACATCACGAAGCTGGACACGAAGAACATCAAGATTTGCGAGTTTGGGGACTGTTGACTTTTCTAGTTTCTGAATCTTTAATGTTTGGTGGATTTTTTGCCACCTATTTGTTTTTTCGAGGTACTACCGCAGTTTGGCCCCCAGAAGGAACAGAAGTAGAATTATTTATCCCTACAATTAACACCATCATTCTTGTTTCTAGTAGCTTTGTCATTCACTTTGGTGACATGGCAATTAAAAGAAATAGTGTTGGTTGGATGCGGTTTTGGTATTTCATTACCGCAATTATGGGGGCTGTATTCCTAGCCGGTCAGGTTTATGAATACATGAATTTGGGATATGGTTTAACTACCAATATTTTCGCCAATTGCTTTTATTTAATGACCGGTTTCCACGGTTTACACGTCTTTATCGGACTGTTGTTAATCTTGGGTGTATTATGGCGTTCTTTGCGTCGTGGTCATTATTCTGATACCAAACACACAGGCATCGAAATGGCAGAGATTTACTGGCACTTCGTTGATATCATTTGGATTGTTCTCTTCACTTTGGTTTACATTCTTAACGCATTTTAATTTGGTAATGGGTAATGGGTAATTATACACCCATTACTTTTTACCTGATCATAGATCATTCACAATTGTGAAAACATCATCCAATCACATCCTGTAAATCCTTAAATCCTGGATATCCTGATTCTGACAATTAGCCGTATAAAGGAACTCCTGATTAATCAAAAATTTGTGATGCTTGTAAATTTAGACTATTAAATTGTGGAGATCTAACTAAATTATCACCAGAAAAAATCCCAATTTCATCATAAACTTCATTAATTAATTCTAAAATTAATATACTTTTTGTTTGGGGGTCAATAATCCAATATTCAGGAATACCACAATCTTGATACTGTAAACGCTTGGCGATGAAATCTCTATCTCTTTGTAATTCCCCAGGACTAACAACTTCAACTACCAATAAAGGTGGTGACATTGAGAGGCGAATAGTATTACGGCTTGCTAATTGTTGAATATGCTCTTCTCGAATAATAGTCAGATCAGGATAACGATTTCTTGGTTCTCCTCTTACTTCCAACTCTAAACCATGTCCCCGCACTCTATCAATCCCTATTAACAATGCAAAAATGAGAAAAAGACGATTAGCAATTTGCACATTAATTCCTGATTCTGGTGGCATTTCCACTAACTCCCCATTAAACAATTCGTACAAATTATCTGTGCCATCATCATAAGATAAATATTCTTCAAAACTTGCAAATCTATGTTTAGTTTGTACCATGACATTTACTCCATGATTACTTATATCTAACTTTAACACAATGTGGATGAAGGATTATTATCCTACTCTCCAAACAAAGCTTCTAAATGTTGGCGACCGTTCACAACTCGGAGAATTTCAACATTATTATCAACAACTTGATAAAAAATGATGTAACCATCAAGAGGAACGCCACGCATTTCATGCCTTATATACTCGTAGCTACGTCCCATATTGGGAAATTGGAGTAAGTTTTCACATTTTTTTGTGAACTCTTTAAAAAGCATTTCTCCAGCTTCAATATTTCTGGTTAAAAATATTCTGAAATGCTGTCTAAATCTCGAATTGCTTGGGGCGAAATTAAGCATTGATTCATTTATTCGCCTCACGAGCATTACGAAACTTTGCCTGTATTTGTTCAACAACCGTTGCTAAAGGAACTCCTTCTCCTCGTTCTAATTCTTCTCCCGCTTCATTGACTTTAACTCTAACATCCTCTACCCATTCTTCATATTCTCGCTGTTTTTCCTGTAAAAGCTGTAGAGCTTGATTAACCACCGCTTCAGCATTAGGAAATCTGCCTTGAGCTAACTGATTTTGAATAAACTGTTCTTGTTCTGGTTTTAAGGTAATATTCATCGCCTATTTCCTGTATTTTAAATAGACTGTAACTGATAATTTGATTATAATCTGCTAAAAGATAGAAACATAGTCAGATCCCCGACTTCTAATATTAATGATATTCCTCAATGAGGAATTTATCACAGAAGTCGGGGATATTTTTGCCCTTGTTACCTTTTACCTTCTTATACATTCCTCACAATTTTCCAACATCATTCAATCACATCCTGTAAATCCTTAAATCCTGGACATCCTGATTCTGACAAATAACCCCTTGACAATCCCTGAATTATCTATTTTATTAAATATAATGCTTACGTCATAGCCATTCAGCTTCCCAAACCCAAAATCAAATAACCCCAAATACCCCACTTCAAAAATAGGTTGAGGTGGGGGAATAACGACAGTTTTTTGAACCTTGGGATTATTTAATGCTGCTAAAACTTCTGCTGCTGAACCATAACGTTTTTTAGGAATATCTTGCAACATTGTTTCTAAAACATCAGTTAATTCCTGACTTAAAGAAACATACTTTTGCTATTGCCATTCCATATTTATAGTATCAAACAACTCATCCGAACCATCAGATTTGGGAAAATGTCCCGTCAATAAACGTACACAAGTAACAGCTAAACTATAAAGATCACTACTTGGGTAAACCATACCGCGAAATTGTTCTGGTGGTGCATATCCAGGAGTACCTGTAATTGTACCAACTCTGGTTAAAATACTGCCACTTGTTTCTTTAGAAACACCAAAATCAATTAGGAATAATTTACCGTTTTTACATCTGAGGATATTTTCTGGTTTAATATCTCGATGAATTACTTGATTCTCATGAATAAATTGCAAAACTGACAATAATTCTGTTAAAATATTTCTAATTTGGGATTCATTGAATTTACCTTGAGTTTGTAACTCTTGGAATAAATTTTGACCATCAATAAATTCCTGTACCAAATACAATCTACCATCCTGGGGAAAGAAGGCAAGTAAATCTGGTATTTGTGAATGTTTTCCTAACTCTTGGAGTCTTTTAGCTTCTTGTTGAAATAATTCCGTCGCTTTTTGTAAAGATGAGCTTCCTGCTTGTTGGGGTAAAAATTGTTTAATGACGCAGGGAGTATTTAATCTTTTCACATCTACTGCTTGAAAAGTGCGTCCAAAACCACCTTCTCCGATAAATTTAATCGGTAGATAACGGTCATCTAAAACTATTTTACCTCCACAACGTTGACAAAATTGAGTACCCTGGGGATTTTCGTAAAGACAGTCAGGATTGAGACATTGACTCATGGTAGTTGCAGGGTATATCTAGTGATGATTGTAGCATAAGCAATGTCAGAATCAGGATATCCAGGATTTCAGGATTTACAGCATGATAGTGTTTAATGGTTAGTGGTGATTTTCTGATTTAAGTATTTGTCAGAATCAGGATGTCCAGGATTTCAGGATTTACAGGATGGTATTATTTGTCTGTAAGTTATAATTTTGGTTAACTATTTATTATTTTTCAAGATAGATATTGAGATAATCTAAAATTTACAGAATTACGTCTAGTGTATGTTCTAAAATAAATTAGATTGGTAATTGGTAATGGGTAAATTACATCCTGAAAATCCTGAAATCCTGGACATCTTGATTCTGACAATTAAAATCCTGTAAATCCTGATTCAGACGATTTACTATGCCTAAAATATTATGCTCGAAAGTTCTCAAAACAAATACTCATGGTTTGATGTAGCAGAAGATGTCAAAGAATTATTGATATTAGCAGCACAGACTTGGGAAAATACAGAAGAATCTACAAAATATATGCAACAAGCTTTAGCTAAAACAGGAGACAACACAGATGTTTTAGTTGCAGCTTATAGATATTTTTACTACAAAAACAATTATGTTCTCGCGCTGACAACAGCCGAGAAAATAACCGCTAAAATTAAAGAAGTCGAGAAATTTCCCGATAACTGGGAACAACTTCAACCCATCTTAGTTAAACGTCACGAAGAACACCAAATCAGATTGTACTTAAATGCTTATGCTGCTTCTGGATTGGTATTAGCTAAACTAGGAGAGTTAGAGCAAGCCAGGGAAATTAGTGCCAGAGTTAAAAGCATTGATGACAAAAATGATTTTGGTTCTAGCATTCTTCTGGATATTTTAACCCGTCTACCAGAAGACGATGATGATTGATTATAGCATTTCCTAGTCCCCTCCACGAAACAGCGGTGAGGGGCTTAGAGGTGGGGTTTTTGTACCTCTAAAACATCTGTACTCAACCGAGAAATGCTATATCTAAACCAAGTAAACATTTTACCAATCACCTCTTCCCAATCAAAAATCATGAACAATTGGTTATCCACCTCATCCCCTTATCAATCTCTCACACCTTCTAATAATAATAATCTTCTCCTACCTCCCCTCCCTGCATCTCCTGTAGCTCCTATAACTGTGATGCCTCAAGCTAATCCTCCCATTATTTTCTTACCAAAATATTCATAATTGAGTATATAAATTATGCAAGGTAAGGATTGGTTTGTCGCTGGAGATGGACAGCATCAAGCCTGTAAATCAGCGAGAACATGGGATTTATTGCGTGACAATTATCGCTTGTATCGGTTTCTGACTGAGGTAGAAGACGTTCTCAATAATGTTGAAGATGAATCAACTTGTCTTCCGGAAATTCGGATGCTGGTAAGGCGATTAATTGTCAATTCCTATTGGGTACAAAGTCAGTTTTTAGCACCTGACTCAAAAACAGGAACTTCTGTTTTATTGTTATACGATGAATTAGGTTTTCCTTTAACTGTACAAACGGTAACATTTGCACCGGGGACAATTTCCAATATTCATAATCATGGAACTTGGGGAGTGGTAGCGGTGCTAAAAGGTGAAGAAAAAAATACATTTTGGCGGCGCAGTTCAAACCCGGAATTTCCAGATAAAATTGAAACAACTGGAGAAATAAATTTATTCCCAGGCGATATTATTAGTTTTGCTCCTGATACAATTCATCAGGTACAAGCTGTTGGTGAACAACCTACGGTTACATTTAATATCTATGGAGAAACCAACCCCAAAGAGAGATTTGAATTTGATACAATTCACCATATTGCTAAAAAATTTTAAATGTAGTGGCATAAACAGAAATAAATGATTATTGTGATAAATAGATAGCAACTAATAGAAATAGGTAAAAAATCCCGAATATTTACCTATAAAGAAAACACATCATTTTTGATCTGCGTTTATCTGCGGTTAATTATTTCCTGTCCAGAAATCGAATCAAAACCTTATAGGAGATATATCCATGGCCAGAGTAATTTTCTATGAAAAACCAGGCTGTAAAGGTGGTACAAAGCAAAAAGTTTTGCTGACAGCCGCAGGTCATGAAGTAGTGACATACAGTTTATTAACGGAACCTTGGACAGCAGAGAGGTTGCGGTCATTTTTTGGCGATCGCACTGTAAGCGAATGGTTTAACAAGTCCGCACCTAAAGTAAAATCAGGAGAGGTGATTCCTGAAAGCATTGACGCTGATACTGCTTTGGTGATGATGCTCAGAGATCCTTTATTAATTCGTCGTCCTTTAATTGAAGTAGGAAATAGACGTGAAGTAGGTTTTGATGTCGAGAAAATTGACGCATGGATAGGTTTAAAACCTGTCGATGACTCTTTGAAGGAAATGAGCGAAAAACTGATGCAGCAAAACCTCCAAGGCTGTTCTCACGGTCATGACCACGAACACCATCACGGTAAGGGTGGTTGTAAAAATCACGGTCAAGAACAACACCAGCATTAGATATTAAAAAGCCTCTCTCCGTTGTGGGGAGAGGTATAGAGAAGGTCAAATAGATCAAATCAATTCTGTCGAAGTCGCATTTACTTATTTCCATAAATATAGAGAAATTTACCTAAACCTGGAAAAATACTCAGTTTAAATGTATATACTCGTAATTAAACACAAATAGATACGAGTATTATGTTGGACTGGTTGCTGATTTGGGGAGTTACTCAAGGTGTTGGGGTGTTGGTTACTCCGATTTTGCAAGATTTAGCAAAGGAAGGAGCAAAAGACTTTGCTAAAGACTTTTTCAAAGACTCCCTCAAACACGTTCTGCTACGAGAAAAAGATCCTCGTCAGGTAGCAGCAGGTAAAGCGATTAAAGAATTTTTACAACTGGTACAGCAGCAGTTAAAAATCCGTTGTAAACTTCCTGAAAATGAAATTAAACCATATATCCAAGAAGTCAAGAGATTTATCAGCGATAAATCGGTTAAATCAATTTTAGGAAAAGCTTTTGAAATTGATTGTGATTCCCTTGACGCAACAACTCTTAAAAATACTTGGAATAGTCTACAATTAAAACCTCTACCAAATAATTTTAACTGGGATGCTATCATAAACCAGTATTTAATGAATGTTCAAGAAATTCTTTTTGATTCAAAAGATTTAAGAGATCTACTTGACTCACAGAATATTGAAAAAATCGAAAAAAGTACCCAAGAAATTGCAGGTATTATACCAGATTTTGATTTATTGGGATATCAGGAAGCAATTAAAGAAACTTATGGCAACCTGAAATTAGAGAGTTTAGATACAACAGGTTATGCCTATAACGAACTGAAATTATGGCGAATGTTTATCGCTCAAAATGTGCGGGAAGTTCACCAAGTTTTACCACAAATTTACGAACTGCCTAAAGAACACCTGAATCGACTCCGCGAAAGTAATCAGCTAGAAGCAGAAGTTGCCATACAGGAGTTAGAACGCTACAAACAAAGTTATTTTGAACAAGCAACTCGACCAGTTTTAGATATTATTAACGACAAGCAAAATTATAAATATGTAGTAATTTTAGGTGATCCAGGTTCTGGTAAATCTACATTACTGCAATTTTTAGCATTAAATTGGGCAGAATCACCAATTGATAATGTAATTTCTCAACCGATTCCTTTGTTGATTGAATTACGTACTTATATGCGGCGACGGGAAGATAATGAATGCCACGATTTTATCGAATTTTTTCATAAATGTAGTGGTTCAATTTATCATCTCAATCAACATAAATTGCATGAACAACTTTTAGCTGGTAATGCTTTAGTAATGTTTGATGGTTTAGATGAAGTCTTTGATCCTGGAAAGCGAGAAGATGTAATTACAGATATTCATCGCTTTACAAATAAATATCCTCAAGTGCGGGTGATTGTGACTTCTCGCGTGATTGGCTACAAAACTCAACGGTTAAGGGATACTGAGTTTCATCACTTCATGCTACAAGATTTAGACGCAGAACAAATTCAAGATTTTATCAATCGTTGGCATGAATTAAATTTTAATAATGAAGCTGACAAGCTGAGAAAAAAAGAACGTCTCCAAGGAGCAGTTGCAAACTCAAAATCCATTAAAGAGTTAGCGGGAAATCCTCTACTGTTAACAATGATGGCGATTTTAAATCGTAACCAAGAATTACCTAAAGATAGACCAGAACTTTATCATCAAGCATCACGGTTATTGCTGCATCAATGGGATGTAGAACGCGCATTAATTGAAGATATTCGCCTAGATCCAAAAACCATTGATTATAAAGATAAACAGGCGATGTTGCGTCAAGTCGCCTACAGTATGCAAGCAAATCAAAAGGGTTTAACTGGTAATTTGATAACTGCATCTGATTTAGAAACAATTCTGACTGATTATCTCAAAACCATAGTTGATAAACCCAGAGAAGCAGCGCGAGTGATGATTAATCAATTACGAACTCGTAACTTTATTCTGTGTTTTGTCGGTGCAGATTATTATGCTTTTGTACATCGGACGTTTTTAGAATACTTCTGTGCTTGGGAGTTTGTTTGGCAGTTTGAAAAAGAACGCAGTATTTCTATTGAACAATTAAAAACTGATGTTTTTGCTAAACATTGGCAAGATGAATCTTGGAATGAGGTATTGCGCTTGATAGCAGGAATGCTTGAACCTAAGTTTACTGGAGAAATTATTGATTATATAATGACTACGAATATCCTTCATTATGTAGAAGAGGAACAGGGTATAAATTTCTTTTTAGAAGCTGGTGTGGATAGAAGAATTATTAATTATTTAATTAATAAAAATGAAAAAGAAGAACAATTTATTAACATATTCTTAGCTGCTGAATTGCTAGGAGAAGTTAGAAATTATCACATAATAAAGTCAACGGCTCATAAATTATTAGAAATGCTAAAATATTTAACTCAATATGACATCAGTTACTATTATGAAACCTATGACAAAGAAGCTAAGTTTGTTGATAGAGTTCGTAGTAACGCAGTGACACAAATCGCGACTCTTTGGCAAGATGATCCCAATACTCTATCCTGGCTTAAACAATCTGCCACTGTTGGGAATAATAGCGATATGCGAATTGCGGCAGTACAAGAATTAATACAGAAATTTAAAGATGACCTGGATACTGTAAGCATTCTCAAACAACTCGCTACCTCTGATGATGATGGGAATGTGCGACGTGCCGCAATGCGAAAGTTAGCACAGGATTTCCAAGAAGACCCTGACACATTACCCATCCTCAAAAAACTTGCTATCTCTGATGTTAATTTGAATGTGCGACGTGCCGCAATGCGAGAATTAGCACGGAATTTCAAAGATAATCCCGAAACCTTACTATTCCTCAAACAACTTATTACCTCTGATAAGTCTTTTTTAACAAGACGTACAGCAGTAGAAGAATTAGCACGAAATTTTAAAGATGATCCTGAAACTTTACTATTCCTCAAACAACTTATTACCTCTGATAATGGAAATGTGCGATGTACAGTAGTACAAGCATTAGCAAAACATTTTAAAGATGATACCAGTACATTACCAATTCTCAAAAAACTTGCTAACTGTGATGATGATGCGAACGTACAAGGTGAAGTAGTAGACGCATTGGCATGGAATTTTAAAGATGATCCTGATACATTACAAATTATTAAACAACTCGCTACTTCTGAAGATAGGAATGTACGATTTCAAGCAGCACAAACATTAGCAAATTATTTCCAAGATGACCCGAATACATTACCATTTCTTAAAGAAATGGCTACCCTTGATGATGATGCAAATGTGCGAAGTGTAGTATTAGCAAGATTAGTAGATAACTTCAAAGATGATCCAGACATTTTGCCCATATTCAAGCAACTAGCTACCTCTGATGATCATTGGAATGTGCGATGTGCAGCAGCACAAGGATTAGCAGATAATTTCAAAGAAGACCCAGATACATTAACCATTCTCAAACAATTTGCTACCTCTGATGATGATGAAACTGTCCGATATACAGCAATACGAGGATTAGCTAAATACTTTAAAACTAACCCCGATTTGTTTGAGTTGTTCTACAAATGTGCTATGAATGATACCTTTGAACGTAAAGAAGAATGGGGAAAAAATCCTCGACTACTTGCATTGAAGATAATCATTAAGCCATATCCCAACCATCCCCAAACCTTACGATTGTTGCACGACAGAGCAGAAAATGATCCAGATGAGCAAGTGCGGGAATTTGCAAAGCAAGAATTAGCAAAATTAAACTGATAAAATAATAAAAAAGGATACCACTATGAATACATCTGTCAAAACTATCAAAGTCTACGACGAAATTGTAGATTTCATTGCTGCTGGTACTACCCCCCAAAGTGTGATTAACTTCCACCTTTCTGAAACAGCACAAAACCGTTTAGAGGATTTAATTGACGGTGCTAAAAATAATCAACTAACCAAAGAAGAAAAACGGGAGTTAGACCATTTTCTGACTCTAGAACACATTATGACTTTAGCTAAAGCCAAAGCGTATAAATATATGAACACCGAGGATAAATAAGATGTCTCGTACTTACATTAATGTAGATTTGCGGCGTTTAGTTGTTGAACGCGCTGGGAATATTTGTGAATATTGTCTTATTTCAGCAGTAGATAGATCATCCGGTTGTCAAGTTGACCATATAATTAGCGTTAAACATGGTGGTGCAAGCACAGATGATAATCTTTGTTATGCTTGTGTTTTCTGTAATTTGCAAAAAGGTACAGATTTAGGTTCAATTAATTGGCGTAATGGTGAATTAGTGAGATTTTTTAACCCCCGTAGAGACTTATGGGGTGATCACTTTCGACTTGATGAAGCTGTGATTCAACCATTAACAGATATTGGTGAAGTAACAACGCGTATTCTCGATTTTAATAACGATGAACGGATCATAGAAAGACTATTATTAATAGAAGTTGGTAAGTATCCACCAACATCAGCAAAAGGAAGAATTAGCAAGTAGATATACTGAAAACGGGTGAAATCTGAACTTATGTCATACTGTGGCGTTAGCCATACGTAACGTAGTGCAGGGAAGTATCTCAGAGATTCTTCACTTCGTTCAGAATGACATTTTAAACCGTTTTGAGTATATATCAAAAAAAGCATGGTGCTGTATTTGCCTTCATTGTGGCAGGACTACCAGGAAACCCCTGTTTGAGAATTTCAATGTCAAAATACCAGCCTAGTAATACCAAGCTACCAATAAAATAGCCTCAGATAAAATAGCAAGATATAGCAGACACTAAAGAGGCATAATCAGGAGGAATTTTTATGTCTGTATATCAGGATGTTACTCAGGAACATGAGATTTTAGACGTACGTACAAACTACAGATTGTTGCATTGTCGGTGGTGGCCCTGCGGGGGCTGTATTGTCTTTGTTACTAGCACGTCAGGGTATTTCGGTGATGCTGCTAGAAGCACATAAAGATTTTGACCGGGATTTTCGTGGTGATACTATTCACCCATCGGTAATGCAGATTATAGAGGAGTTGGGTTTGAGCGATACCTTCGGTCAGCGCTGCGATCGCATTTTGCAATTACCTCACACGAAGTTTACCTATCTTACGTGATCTCCCAACCCGATTAATTGCTTTGGGTATTTTTCCTGTTCATGTACAAATTTAATGTTTTTAATGGTATAGTTGTACTACTCAATGCAGAATTAAATGCTCGTTCTAGTCAGGCGTTGTTCGTGAACATCTATAGTCATAGTTGTTTCACCTTCTCCGCTTGACTTTCTATATCTTAATGTTCGCTAGAATACTTATGATATTTGTTTGGGCTGGTAATGGGTATTGGGAAGAGGAATTATGAAATAGATCGCGGCACTCAGGCGTTATCCTAAATATTGTAAAGATTGACTTATAAGGAGCAATATATGAACAGTTGTATTTTAATGGCAGAAATTTATGACACTCCCCAACTGCGGCACACACCAGACGGGTTGGAAGTGACAGAAATGATCGTTCATGTGCCTGGAGTGCGGCCTGATGATCCTTCACATCCTTTGAAAGTAGTTGGGTGGGGTAATTTGGCAAAAGAAATCCATCAAACATACAAAGAAGGCGATCGCGTTATTATTGAAGGACGCTTAGGAATGAATACCTTTGATCGTCCCGAAGGATTCAAAGAAAAACGTGCTGAGTTGACAGTCCAAAAAATTCATGGCATTGGCAAAGAGATGAATTCGAGTCCACCAGCAACCACAATGGCGCAACCAGCACAGCGTCCTCCAGAGTCTTATGAATCAACCCGTCCAGCACCAACCCCAGTTACAACTAATGTCGCTGTCACTCCCCAGGTGACAACCCCCGAACCCACCTATCAACCAGCGAATTTTCAGCCTCCATCCTATCAACCTGTATCAGCACCAGAACCTGATCCAGACGACATCCCATTTTAAGACACTAGGGATTAGGGATTGCGGACTGGGAACTGGGGATTGGGAAATTGATATTTCTCCCCTGCCCCTGCTCCCCTTGCCTCTACTCCCCGCTGGCTTCACCCCATTCACGAATAGCAGGGAAAACTGATGAGTAATCATCTTCTGGATAGGACATACTCATTGCTGATTGCAGAATTTGTCTTACACCCTCAATACTGCTGAGATTCAAACCAAGGGATTTAGCTTCAGTGATAAATAAATCTATTTCTT includes:
- a CDS encoding ArsC/Spx/MgsR family protein; the protein is MARVIFYEKPGCKGGTKQKVLLTAAGHEVVTYSLLTEPWTAERLRSFFGDRTVSEWFNKSAPKVKSGEVIPESIDADTALVMMLRDPLLIRRPLIEVGNRREVGFDVEKIDAWIGLKPVDDSLKEMSEKLMQQNLQGCSHGHDHEHHHGKGGCKNHGQEQHQH
- a CDS encoding serine/threonine-protein kinase → MSQCLNPDCLYENPQGTQFCQRCGGKIVLDDRYLPIKFIGEGGFGRTFQAVDVKRLNTPCVIKQFLPQQAGSSSLQKATELFQQEAKRLQELGKHSQIPDLLAFFPQDGRLYLVQEFIDGQNLFQELQTQGKFNESQIRNILTELLSVLQFIHENQVIHRDIKPENILRCKNGKLFLIDFGVSKETSGSILTRVGTITGTPGYAPPEQFRGMVYPSSDLYSLAVTCVRLLTGHFPKSDGSDELFDTINMEWQ
- a CDS encoding cupin region, producing the protein MQGKDWFVAGDGQHQACKSARTWDLLRDNYRLYRFLTEVEDVLNNVEDESTCLPEIRMLVRRLIVNSYWVQSQFLAPDSKTGTSVLLLYDELGFPLTVQTVTFAPGTISNIHNHGTWGVVAVLKGEEKNTFWRRSSNPEFPDKIETTGEINLFPGDIISFAPDTIHQVQAVGEQPTVTFNIYGETNPKERFEFDTIHHIAKKF
- a CDS encoding HEAT repeat domain-containing protein produces the protein MLDWLLIWGVTQGVGVLVTPILQDLAKEGAKDFAKDFFKDSLKHVLLREKDPRQVAAGKAIKEFLQLVQQQLKIRCKLPENEIKPYIQEVKRFISDKSVKSILGKAFEIDCDSLDATTLKNTWNSLQLKPLPNNFNWDAIINQYLMNVQEILFDSKDLRDLLDSQNIEKIEKSTQEIAGIIPDFDLLGYQEAIKETYGNLKLESLDTTGYAYNELKLWRMFIAQNVREVHQVLPQIYELPKEHLNRLRESNQLEAEVAIQELERYKQSYFEQATRPVLDIINDKQNYKYVVILGDPGSGKSTLLQFLALNWAESPIDNVISQPIPLLIELRTYMRRREDNECHDFIEFFHKCSGSIYHLNQHKLHEQLLAGNALVMFDGLDEVFDPGKREDVITDIHRFTNKYPQVRVIVTSRVIGYKTQRLRDTEFHHFMLQDLDAEQIQDFINRWHELNFNNEADKLRKKERLQGAVANSKSIKELAGNPLLLTMMAILNRNQELPKDRPELYHQASRLLLHQWDVERALIEDIRLDPKTIDYKDKQAMLRQVAYSMQANQKGLTGNLITASDLETILTDYLKTIVDKPREAARVMINQLRTRNFILCFVGADYYAFVHRTFLEYFCAWEFVWQFEKERSISIEQLKTDVFAKHWQDESWNEVLRLIAGMLEPKFTGEIIDYIMTTNILHYVEEEQGINFFLEAGVDRRIINYLINKNEKEEQFINIFLAAELLGEVRNYHIIKSTAHKLLEMLKYLTQYDISYYYETYDKEAKFVDRVRSNAVTQIATLWQDDPNTLSWLKQSATVGNNSDMRIAAVQELIQKFKDDLDTVSILKQLATSDDDGNVRRAAMRKLAQDFQEDPDTLPILKKLAISDVNLNVRRAAMRELARNFKDNPETLLFLKQLITSDKSFLTRRTAVEELARNFKDDPETLLFLKQLITSDNGNVRCTVVQALAKHFKDDTSTLPILKKLANCDDDANVQGEVVDALAWNFKDDPDTLQIIKQLATSEDRNVRFQAAQTLANYFQDDPNTLPFLKEMATLDDDANVRSVVLARLVDNFKDDPDILPIFKQLATSDDHWNVRCAAAQGLADNFKEDPDTLTILKQFATSDDDETVRYTAIRGLAKYFKTNPDLFELFYKCAMNDTFERKEEWGKNPRLLALKIIIKPYPNHPQTLRLLHDRAENDPDEQVREFAKQELAKLN
- a CDS encoding cytochrome c oxidase subunit 3, whose amino-acid sequence is MTAITTSEHHEAGHEEHQDLRVWGLLTFLVSESLMFGGFFATYLFFRGTTAVWPPEGTEVELFIPTINTIILVSSSFVIHFGDMAIKRNSVGWMRFWYFITAIMGAVFLAGQVYEYMNLGYGLTTNIFANCFYLMTGFHGLHVFIGLLLILGVLWRSLRRGHYSDTKHTGIEMAEIYWHFVDIIWIVLFTLVYILNAF
- a CDS encoding HNH endonuclease, which translates into the protein MSRTYINVDLRRLVVERAGNICEYCLISAVDRSSGCQVDHIISVKHGGASTDDNLCYACVFCNLQKGTDLGSINWRNGELVRFFNPRRDLWGDHFRLDEAVIQPLTDIGEVTTRILDFNNDERIIERLLLIEVGKYPPTSAKGRISK
- a CDS encoding Uma2 family endonuclease, whose product is MVQTKHRFASFEEYLSYDDGTDNLYELFNGELVEMPPESGINVQIANRLFLIFALLIGIDRVRGHGLELEVRGEPRNRYPDLTIIREEHIQQLASRNTIRLSMSPPLLVVEVVSPGELQRDRDFIAKRLQYQDCGIPEYWIIDPQTKSILILELINEVYDEIGIFSGDNLVRSPQFNSLNLQASQIFD
- a CDS encoding type II toxin-antitoxin system ParD family antitoxin produces the protein MNITLKPEQEQFIQNQLAQGRFPNAEAVVNQALQLLQEKQREYEEWVEDVRVKVNEAGEELERGEGVPLATVVEQIQAKFRNAREANK
- a CDS encoding type II toxin-antitoxin system RelE/ParE family toxin, encoding MLVRRINESMLNFAPSNSRFRQHFRIFLTRNIEAGEMLFKEFTKKCENLLQFPNMGRSYEYIRHEMRGVPLDGYIIFYQVVDNNVEILRVVNGRQHLEALFGE
- a CDS encoding single-stranded DNA-binding protein, which encodes MNSCILMAEIYDTPQLRHTPDGLEVTEMIVHVPGVRPDDPSHPLKVVGWGNLAKEIHQTYKEGDRVIIEGRLGMNTFDRPEGFKEKRAELTVQKIHGIGKEMNSSPPATTMAQPAQRPPESYESTRPAPTPVTTNVAVTPQVTTPEPTYQPANFQPPSYQPVSAPEPDPDDIPF